The genomic region TGGCAGGCCCCTACCGTGCGGCAGGGGTGATCGTCCATCCATCATGTATTATACAATTTTTTTTGACTATTAGAATAGTAAAGTTAAATTTTTGACGTTTTATATATAAATGACTGATTTTATTGACATAATTCTACCGATACCGCTCAATAAAGCGCTCACTTATCATAGCTCAAACCCGCTACAAACAGGGCTAAGAGTACTCACTCCTTTAGGCACAAAAAAGGCTGTTGGCTTTGTGTTTAAAAGCCATGCAAACCCCGAAAAAACTAAAACCAAGGGCATTTATCAGGTACTCGACAAAACTCCTTTGCTCACCCCTGCTTATTTAGAATGGCTCTTGTGGGCTTCTCAATATTACATGGCGCCACTGGGCGAAGTATTGGCCGCCGCCATCCCATCACCACTTTTTGAAGCTGTCAGCGACGAAAAAATACGCACCAGAAAATCACGCGCGCAATCGCAAACCGTTTTAGATACACCTCATCAAACCGTTACTTTAAACCCCGAACAAAAAGGCGCTTTGGATTTGCTTATTCAAGATTCCAATACAGGCCAGTACTCAGCTCATCTTCTCCATGGCATCACCGGCTCGGGAAAAACCGAGGTGTACATTGAACTTGCCAAACATATTTTAAAAAGCGGCAAACAGGTGATGGTGCTGGTTCCCGAAATTGGTCTCACCCCTCAAGCGTTGGCTCGTTTTCAAAAACATTTTGGAAATGAAATGGGGGTTTTTCATAGTAATCTCACGCAAAACCAGCGTCTGTTAGAGTGGCTTAAATGTGAATCGGGCGAAAATAAAATGATCATTGGCACACGCTCGGCTCTCTTTGCTCCCTTTAAAAATTTAGGCGCTATCATCATCGACGAAGAACACGATAGCTCGTACAAGCAGGAAGAACGCTTCCGCTACCATGCCCGCGATTTAGCCATGGTACGCGCCAAGATGGAAAAGGCAATTGTTCTGTTAGGATCTGCCACTCCCTCACTGGAAAGCATGGCCAATGTAGAAAAAGGAAAACTCAAAATACACACTCTCACCACGCGCGCCACCGGACAAAAAATGCCCGAGGTTTTAGTAGTGAACATGGCCGCTCAAAAGCGGCAAACCACTTCACCACTTGATCTATCTGTAGAACTGATAAAGGCCATTGAATATAAATTAAAGCAAGGCGAGCAAGTGATGATTTTGCAAAACAAACGCGGTTATGCCAGCGCTATCTTTTGCACCGCCTGCGAAAAAGCGCTCACCTGCCCACATTGCAGTGTGCCGTATACCTATCACAAGCATGGCAGCTATATGCTGTGTCATTATTGCGATCATAAAGAAAAACGCCCCGATAAATGCACACTCTGCGGCGAGCCCAAAATCACCATGCTAGGGACCGGCATTCAAACCATTGAAGAACAGGTAAAAGTATTTTTTCCAAAAGCGCGCGTGGCCAGACTCGATCGCGACAGCACCAAAAAGAAAAATGCCATGGCGGATATTTTGCAACAATTGGCCGATAGAAAAATTGATATCTTGTTAGGCACGCAAATGATTGCCAAAGGGCATGATTTTCACGGTGTCACCCTCGTTGGCATTGTGGGCGTTGATTTGGCGTTATCACTGCCCGATTTTAGAAGTGCCGAACGCACCTTTCAGCTCATCACCCAAGTTTCAGGACGCGCCGGCCGCGGCGATAAACCCGGGCATGTCATCATTCAAAGCTATGGCCCGCATCATTACAGCATCGATTGCGCCTCACAGAATGACTATGCGCGTTTTGTTAAAACCGAAACCGATTTTAGACGCGAATGGGGCTATCCGCCCTACGGCCGTATGATCGCGATAAAACTATCCAGCCCGCAGCAAAATATTCTCTCCAGCTTTTGCAGCGATTTAGAGCGTAAGTTAGAAAAACAAAAATTCCCCGTCAGCGTCTTGGGCCCCGCCCCACAAGCCATTGAAAAGATACGCAATCAATACCGCTGGCATCTTTTAATAAAAGGCACTAAAGAAGGACCCGTTCATCAGGTGTGCCGGCAAATTTTGGATATGATTGGCAAACCCTCTAAAATTAGGGTGAGCGTTGATGTGGACCCGATGAGTATGATATAGTATTTAAAGAAATTATGTCGTTATTAAATGTACTCAAATACCCCGATAAGCGGCTTAAAAATAAATCAAAGCCCGTTATTGAAGTCAATAAAACCATCCGCGAATTGGCCGAGAGCATGATGGAAACCATGTACGTGGAAAACGGCATTGGTTTAGCCGCACCGCAAATTGGCGAGAACATACGGCTGATTGTGGTGGATGTCCCTATTCAAGATAAAATCAATGAAGAAAAATATCATCCTGATCCCGTCGCTTTAATTAATCCGGAAATTATTACCGGTGATGGAAAAATTCAGTACGAAGAAGGTTGCTTGTCATGCCCTGAACTTATCGTGCTGGTCGACCGCCAGAAAAATATTGTGGTGAAATATTTGGATTTAGAAGGCCGCCCGCAGGAACTCAAGGCCACCGATTTAAAAGCCGTGTGCATTCAACATGAAATTGATCACTTAAATGGAACCTTGTTGGCCGACCGTTTAAGTAGTGTTGACAGAGACTTGTACAAAACCAAACGCATCCGCATTGCGAAGGATGAAAAAGATTTGGAAAAAGTTCTTTGATCGTGCGATCGTACGTTCGTGCTTTCGTGCGATCGATTAAAAACACAAAAATATAATTCTTCGTACGAACGCACGAACGTACGAATCATCGAACGCACGAATGACCCTTTCTAACAAACCAACCATCCTCTTTATGGGCACGCCGGCTTTTGCGCTGGAATCTTTAAAAGCCCTCCACCTTGGTGGTTACCCTCTTGTAGGCGTAGTCACTCAGCCCGATACAGTGGCTGGACGTGGCTTAAAAGAAACAAGCTGCGCGTGTGCTGTGTACGCCCGCGAGAACAAGCTGCGCTTGTTTCAGCCACCTTCTATTAAAGACACTAAAACTATCGAAGAGTTAAAAGAACTAGCTCCTGACTTTATTGTAGTAGCAGCCTACGGCCAATTTTTACCGGATACTATTTTACAAATCCCTAAAATAGATATCGTCAATGTTCACGGCTCTCTCTTGCCTGCCTATCGTGGCGCGGCTCCCATTCAATATGCGCTACTTAATGGAGATACAACAACCGGGGTGTCCATCATGCGGGTGATTAAAAAAATGGATGCAGGCCCAGTGTATTCTCAAGCCACGTTGCCCATTGAAATAACCGATACCAGCGAAGGCCTTATGGCCAAAGCCGCCACGGTGGGGGCCGATCTTTTGACTAAAACTATTCCGCAAATAATTGATGGATTAAAACCCGTAGAGCAAGATGAAAGCAAGGTAAGCTTTTCGCCCAGCATTAAAAAAGCGGAGGGAAAAATTGATTGGACTAAAACATCCCATGAATTGGATTGCCTGGTACGAGCTTTTTACCCCTGGCCTATTGCCCACACAAGCATTCAGGGGAAAATTCTCAAAGTTTTTGAAGCAAGTCCCGTCCAAAACAATGCTTCAGGAGTAGCCGGAACTTTGGTATCCTTGGAATCTGACGGCATTGTGTTAAAAACAAACGCCGGTTGCCTTCTCTTAAAAACCGTGCAATTAGAAGGCAAAAAGAAAATGAATGCTGCCGAATGTGCCCGCGGTTTACGCTTAAATCCGGGTGACAAATTTGAATAGACTTACTCTTAGCGTCCCCCTTTGTAAGGGGGACTACAGGGGGTAGCCAAAAGTGGGCTACCTCCCCTAGCCCCTCCTTACAAAGGAGGGGAAAAAAGAATATATGACAAAACTCATTGCCCCTTCCATTTTATCAGCCGACTTTTCCTGCTTAGGCGAAGAAATTAAAGCCGTTGAAGCCGCCGGCGCCGACTGGATTCACGTCGATGTGATGGACGGCCACTTTGTACCCAATATCACCATTGGGCCCCTCATTGTAGAAGCCGTTAAAAAAGTGACCAAGCTGCCCATTGATGTGCACTTGATGATTGAAAACCCCGAACGTTATGTGGCCGACTTCATTAAAGCCGGCGCTACGCATGTGTCGGTACATGTTGAACAAGGCTATCATTTAGACCGCACCCTTAATTTAATCCGCGAATTGGACGCTAAACCCGGCATAGTTTTAAACCCGGCCACCTCTCTTTTATCGCTCGATAATTTATTGGGCATGGTGGACTATGTGTTATTGATGACGGTTAATCCGGGGTTTGGCGGGCAAAAGTTTATTGGCTACTGCAAAGATAAAATTCGTGATCTGCGGGCGCTCATTGATAAATCGGGCAAAAAGATTCTGCTCGAAATTGATGGCGGTGTAAAAGTAGATAACATTGGTGAACTCGCCAAATTAGGTGCCGATGTATTTGTAGCCGGCTCAGCCATTTATGGCAGCGGCAATTATAAAAAGACTATTGATGAGATGAAGAAAGCCATCAGCTAATGTCTATCGAGAAAAAAATCAGAAAAGCTGTTTTAGACGCTCCCGCCTATCACTTAAAAACCGAAGAAGGCATTAAGCTTAATCAAAACGAATCGCCGTGGGATATTCCTGTTCATCTTAAAACCGAAATTATCGAAAAACTGCTGCAAACCCCTTGGAACCGCTACCCGCTAGGCGATATTGTGCCGCTTAAGAAAAAACTCGCGAAACTCTTAAACCTCTGGCCCGATAATCTGGTGTTTGCCAATGGATCCAATGTGCTCATCCAAGCCATCATCATGGCCTGTGCCGTAAACGATAAAATCATGGTGCTCGACCCCACGTTTTCGGTGTACGAGCTGCAAGGTCAGCTCTTGGGCAACACCATTATTAAATACCCCTTGGACGAAAATTTTGAATTTGACCGCGATGCCTTGATTGCCACTGTAAAAAAGCAAAAACCAAAAGTCCTTTTTATTGCTAACCCCAATGCACCCACGGGAAATTTATATAACCTTAATATGATGCGGGCCATTGTAGAAGAATGCCCGTGCCTTGTTGTGGTAGACGAAGCTTACTACCCCTTTTCGGGAACAACCGTGATTAATTGGGTGCGTCAATACGATAACCTGATTGTGCTTCGCACATTCTCTAAAGCTTTTGCCATGGGGGGCGTCCGTTTTGGTTATTTGGCGGCCGATGCGGATATTGCCACCCAAATTGAAAAGTGCCTGCTGCCTTTTTGTATCAGTAAACTGACAGCGGCCTGCGTGGATACCGTTTTAGACCACCCCGAATATGTAGAAAACTACACCAGCGACATCTGCAAAGAGCGCGACCGTGTGGTGGAAGAAATGAAAAATATTCCAGGCATTACTGTTTACCCCACCAAGGCTAACTTCGTGCTTTTTAAATGCGAAGACTCGCAAACTGTATTTAGAAGAGTGCTGAATGAGGGTGTTATTTTAAGAGATGTGAGCAACCCCACCACGCTAGCCAAAACCCTACGGGTATCCATTGGCACCAAAGAAGAAAACAACGCCTTCCTGAGTGCTTTAAAAAAGGCAATATAAACATTTGGAAGATAACAGGTCTTTTGTTACCATATACCTTCATCTTGAGGGGGAATTATGTCGACAATTACAATTACCGAGTTTTTGGGCGACGGCATTGGGCCTGAGCTCTCCAAATCTATCCACGATTTTGCAGCCATTTTACCCATTAAATTTGAGTTTGAACCGGTAGATTTAACCTTTGAAAACCGGCAAAAAATGGGCGCTAAAGTTTACGAAGACGCCGAGAAATCGTTCAATAAAACGAAGCTCGCTTTTAAATACCCCACAGTCACCAAGGGAGAAAGCCCCAACGCTAAATTGCGCAACCTATTTGATTTTTCCGTCATTCACCGCCCGGTTATTTCCATTCCCGGTATTAATTCCAATTTTAAAGAAAACGTCGAAGTGCATATTATCCGCGTGGCTACCGGTGGCACTTACGAGCACGGTGGTGAGATGGTAAGCCCGGATGTAGCCGTGTCGCTCCGCGTGGTAGACCGTAAACCCTGTTTGCAAGCGGCCGAATTTGCCTTTGGTTTAGGGCAAAAAATAGGCAAAGGAGTCACCTCGGCCTCTAAATATACCATTCAAAAAGTAACCGATGGACTTTTTGAAGATGCGGTTAATGCCATTGCAAAAAAATATCCCGAAGTAAAACATGATGTAGAACTCTTTGATGCCTTACTGGCCAAAATGATTATTAAACCGCAAAATTACCATGTAATTGTGTGTCTTAATGAATATGGCGATTTCTTGAGCGATATGGCTTGCGGTTTAGTAGGCAGCTTAGGAATAGGCGCTTCGGCCAATTATGCTTTTGATGCAAACAACAAAGTAACGATGGCCATGTTCGACCCGGCCGGCGGCACAGCTCCGGATATTGCAGGCCAGAACAAGGTGAATCCAGCGGCGGCCCTCTTAGCTTTTGGAATGCTCCTCAACCATATTGATCGCTACGATTTAGGACACAGCCTTAGGCTCGCTCTACGCAGCCTCATTGCCGAAAAACAATGCACGGTGGATTTGGGTGGAAAATTATCGTGTACTGATTTTACGAGCGTGTTGATTAAGAAGTTTGGGGAAGAGTTTGAGAAGTATTCTAAAGAGAAGAAGTAACCCCCTCCCTTCCTCCCCCTTAATCTAAGTGGGAGGGGCTAAGAAAGTTCCCTCACTTAGATTAAGGGAGGGACAGGGTGGGTTACTCTTATGAATCCCAAGGTACATCCTTAACCCCTTCTTTAAAATTCACAAAGCGCGCCAGCACAAATAAAAAATCACTCAAGCGATTGATGTATTTAATAAACACAGCATCAATTTCTTCACTCTCCGATAAACCAATAATATTGCGTTCGGCCCGGCGGCATACCGTACGCGCCATGTGAAGAAAGCTCGATCCATGCGACCCGCCCGGTAAAATAAACGCCTTAAGGGGTTCCATTTTTTCTTCCATGGCATCAATTTCTTTTTCTAAAAATGTAATTTTAGTATCGGTAAAATCGGATTTTTCCTTTTGCTTTTTATGCTTGGGGTTAGCCATATTGGCCCCAAAAGCAAATAAATCGCGCTGGATAGAATAGAGAAGCGAAAGAGTTTTTTCGTCTTTAATAAACGAAGCGGCCACACCCAAAACCGAGTTCAGCTCATCCACATCCCCATAAGCATCCACTCGGGGGTTATCTTTTTTAACACGAGTTCCATCAAACAAAGAGGTTGTACCGTCGTCACCGGTTTTGGTATAGATTTTTGTCATAATAGAAACATAAAGGATTTTTCATGCTTTTTGTCAAAACATTTCCAGTAGGCGCTTTTCAATGCAACTGCACCATTTTGGGAGATCCCGAAACGGGTGATGCCATTGTGGTGGATCCGGGCGATGAAGGCGAACGCATTGTAAAAGAAATTAACGCCAAAGGATTTAAAGTAAAATACATCGTCCACACACACGCGCATCTCGATCACATTGGAGCAACAAGCTTTGTTAAACAAAAATCCGGCGGAACCATTGGCCTGCATAAAGATGATCTCTTCCTATACGAAAACATGGAAATGCAGGGGCAAATGTTGGGCTTACATGTAGATAAAAACGTAAAACCCATCGATCACTTTTTAACCCAGGGTGATATTTTGGATTGGGGAAAAAATCAAAAAATAGAAGTGTTGCACACCCCCGGCCACACACCGGGTTCGCTCTGTTTTTTGGCCAAAGGTTTTAATAACGGACAAGATCTTTTATTTGCCGGTGACACTTTGTTTATGGGTTCCATCGGCCGGACAGATTTATGGGGCGGCGATTACGGGCAGATTATTGATTCGATTAAGACTAAGCTTGTGACACTGGATGAAACTATCACGGTGGTATGTGGCCATGGTCCTAATACGACTGTGGGGAGGGAGAAAAAAGTGAATCCGTTTATCCAGTAATTACTCGAACCAATCCTCCAAAAGAAGCTCGGCAATATTTTTAAAATGTTTCTGATTATGAGTAACGAGCGTATAGCCATGTGAAATGGCAATAGAAGCAATCTCTAAGTCCATATCATCAATGGGCATGCCTTGGCTATTAAGAGTAGCCTTCAACCTACCATATATTTTAGCCGTACTTTTGGTGAAATTAAGAATCTGTAGTTTCTCGATATTTTTTTGAATGGCAAAGGAGTTTTCAGAAACTTTCTTGGACTTAAATGCCCCATAATATAATTCGGCAACTGTAATGGCCGACAAAAAAATATTTTCTTCCCCAATTTCTTTTATTTTTGAAAAAATATTTTTATTACCCTGAGTGAGATAAATATAGGTATCGGTATCGAGAATGTGCGACATACTTATTTAAAACGCGAACTATTTTGACGTGAAGAATAAATGGTGTTCATCATATCATCTGCTTCTTTTGGGGATAAAATTCCAAATACATCATCAAACACACCCGTTTTTTCCTTCTGTAATAATTCTTTTTCGAGAATAGATTGAATAATTCCCGAACGCGAAACCTTTGTTTTTTTGGCTTCTCGATCAATCCTTTTGACAATCACATCATTTAAATAAACCGATATATTCATGATTTATAATGGTATATTTGTATAATATAATTGTCAATATCTAATATATTACAAATTACTTAATAATATCAATCCCATCCATAAAAGGCACCAAAGCATCGGGGATTTTTACCGTACCATCGGCAGGATGGATTTATGGGGCGGTGATTACGGGCAGATTATTGATTCGATTAAGACTAAGCTTGTGACACTGGATGAAACTACCACGGTGGTATGTGGCCATGGGCCTAATACCACCGTAGGACGCGAGAAAAAAGCTAATCCGTTTATTCAGTAAATAAAAATTAAATTAGTTATCCTTTAATTAATATCTATTTTCACACACTTGACGCCTAGCCGCTTCAACCCTACTCACATCACCTTCTTCATATAGTACTCGCAAAGCAGCCTGACTTTCTGTTTCACCCGGCTTAACACTAAAATCTACACTTGGAAGTGCAGCAGAACACGCCGCTTCTTTTTTCTTAGGCTTCCTATCGAGAGCATCTAATGCGGAGCGTTGAGCAGAATAATTCCGCCCCCTCTCTTTCCAATTTTTTGCAACGCTTTCATATGCTCTGCGAGTAGTTTCATCAGTAGAGGCCAAAGCTTGAGCCTTAGCTCTATCCGCCCCATCCTGATAGCATGCAGCCGCATCAGACAGGTCGGCCCTATAATCTTGGGGATTGGTAATTGTTTCACAATCTGTAGGAAGAACCGATCGCATTTCCGCAGGCAATGCTGGCTGGATATGTTGGAACGCTATCCGGAGTTGTAATATCACTCATTTTAACTTGTTGTGGCGCTACTGCAAAGCCCATAAAAACCTCCTATAAATTTTATTCTAAATATGCCCAAATACAATCCGCACTGTGAAGTACGTACAATTTATTTATCGGTTATTTATTATACAAAGTTGCGTACTTTTATAGGGTAAAAGGGGAAAGGGGAAAATATGAATCATATTAAATACTTATAAAAAGATTAATAATGCATTGATACCCGATTAAACCGAACCAATAACCGTCACGCCATCCATAAAAGGCACCAAAGCCTCGGGGACTTTTACCGTACCATCAGCCTGCTGATAATTTTCTAAAATAGCCACCAGCGTACGGCCAACGGCTAAACCAGAACCATTAAGGGTATGCACCAGTTTGTTTTTTCCGTCTTTATCTTTAAAACGGGTTTTTAAGCGACGGGCCTGGAAGTCTACAAAGTTAGAACAAGAAGAGATTTCGCGGTAGGCGTTCTGACCCGGGAGCCATACTTCTAAATCATAAGTTTTGGCCGAACCAAAACCCATATCGCCTGTACACAAAACCATGCGGCGATAATGAAGGCCTAATTTTTCGAGGATTTTTTCGGCACTGCCGGTAAGTTCTTCCAACGCGTCAAACGATTTATCCGGGTGAGCAAATTGCACGAGCTCCACTTTATTAAATTGATGCTGACGGATAAGCCCTTTCACATCTTTCCCATAAGAACCCGCTTCGCTCCTAAAACAAGGCGTATACGCACACAAACGCAGCGGGAGCTGCTCTTCTTTTAAAATTTCATCACGGTAAATATTGGTTACCGGAACTTCGGCTGTGGGAATTAAATAGTGATTCGAATTTGTTTTGAAAAGATCGGCTTCAAATTTAGGAAGCTGGCCAGTACCATACAAACTATCGGCAATAGCCATAAAAGGCGGGAGCACTTCTTCATACCCATGTTCTTTGCGATGGGTTTCGAGCATAAAATTGATAAGAGCACGTTCTAAACGAGCGGCCAAACCGCGATACAGTGTAAAGCGAGCACCCGCAATTTTAGCACCACGATCAAAATCGAGAATTTTTAAACTTTCACCAATTTCAATATGGTCTTTGGGTTTAAAACTAAATTCAGGTTTTTTCCCCCATACTTTTACTTCTTTATTCCCTTCCAAATCGGCCCCTACAGGAACAGACGCATCGGGTACGTTGGGAATCACGGATAAAAGTTTATTGAGCTCGTCTTCAATAGACGTCATGTCGGCAGAAAGGGCTTTTACCCGGTCAGCCACTTTTTTCATCTCGGCCATAATCCCGCTGGTGTCGCGCTTTTCCTTATTGGCCATGGCAATTTCTTTAGATTTATTATTTTGTTCGGCTCTGAGCGTATCAAACTCCACCTGCAGCGCTTTGCGTTTGTTGTTCAAATCAAAAAGCCCGCTCGTATCCAGATCCGATCCACGGTTTTTGAGAGCTTGTTTAAAAGCGGCTTCGTTGTCTAAAATCCATTTTATATCTAACATGATTCATTCCTCGATTTGTAGGGGCAGGGCTTGCCCTGCCCGGGCGCAGCAAGCAGCACCCCTACCCGGTTACAACTTTTATCGATTCATACGTGACATCGAGTAAAAAATCAATTTCTTCTATAGTGAGTGATAAAGGCGGCATCAATACAATCACTGGGCCCAAGGGACGAAGAATCACGCCCTTTTCCCGCGCGTTCATAATCACTTTAATCCCTGCTTTTTCTTTAAGTTCGTAAGCGATCTTTTTTTGCACATCTTTCATGAGTTCAATCCCCACCATAAACCCACGTTGACGGATATCGGCCACAACAGGGATATCTTTGAAACGCTCAAGCCCTTTGGTGAGATGAGTAATTTTAGGCTGAAGCTTTTCAATCGTCTTTTCGTTCTCAAAAATTTCTAGATTAGCAATCCCAGCCGCACAGGCTAAGGGATTACCGGTATAGGTATGACCATGAAAAAATGTTTTGAGCTCTTCGTATTTATACTTAAACGCGTCATAAATTTTTTGCGTGGTGAGTGTAACAGCGAGCGGTAAATAACCGCCGGTGATCCCTTTAGCCGCACATAAAATATCGGGCTCTATCTTATCATGCTCGCAGGCAAACATTTTTCCTGTTCTACCAAAACCGGTGGCTACTTCATCCACAATAAGGAGCACATTGTGTTTAGTACAAGCCTCGCGCAACTTCGTCAAAAATCCTTCCGGCTGTGTGAGCATCCCCGCTGCCCCTTGAATAACGGGTTCGATGATAACCGCCGCTAATTCATGATGATGTTTTTCGATGAGGCTCACGGCATTGTCAAAATTGGCATGCAATGCGCTGAACAGGAGCGGCTTGTAAATGGCATGAAATAAATCCATCCCACCCACACTGACAGAGCCAATCGTATCGCCATGATAGGCATTATTGAACGAGAGAAACTTAGTTTTTTGAGTATTCCCCCCACCCTGCTGCCAATACTGAAAGGCGATCTTGAGAGCAATTTCAACAGATGTAGAACCACTATCGGAGTAAAAAACTTTTTTAAGATTTTGGGGAACAAATTTGAGTAATTTTTCGGCAAATTCCACGGCCGGTACGTTTGATAAACCCAATAAAGTGGAATGCGACACTTTATCTACCTGTGCTTTAATGGCGTCATTAATTTCTTTTTTATTGTGGCCATGAACAGTAACCCAGAGGGACGAAATTCCATCGAGATATTTTTTCCCCTCAATATCAAACAGATAATTCCCCTCGCCCCGCTCGATAATAAGTGGCGTTTCGGTTTCGTAATCATACATCTGGGTAAACGGATGCCAGATGTTTTGGCGATCGCTGTCTTGAAGTTTTTTTACGTCTTTCATAATCCCAAGTCTTTCAAAGCCTTTAAACACAAATCCAATTGCTCTTTAGTATGTGTTGCCATCACCGTAAAACGAATACGCGAAGAACCCTCGGCTACTGTTGGAGGCCTAATCCCTTGCGCCCAAATTCCTTTTTCAAAAAGTTTTTGAGAAAGCTCCATCGTTTTTTGCGCATCACCAACAAGCACAGGAATAATGGGCGAAACAGCTTCTTTCTTAAAGTAACGCACATTTTCCCATAATTTTTGTGTCATAGAAGCATCACTCTGAAGCAAGTTAATCGCTGCCTGCGAAGCCGCCAGCACGGAAGGTGGCAGCGAGGTACTAAAAATAAAAGTACGCGCTTTGTTAATA from bacterium harbors:
- a CDS encoding isocitrate dehydrogenase — protein: MSTITITEFLGDGIGPELSKSIHDFAAILPIKFEFEPVDLTFENRQKMGAKVYEDAEKSFNKTKLAFKYPTVTKGESPNAKLRNLFDFSVIHRPVISIPGINSNFKENVEVHIIRVATGGTYEHGGEMVSPDVAVSLRVVDRKPCLQAAEFAFGLGQKIGKGVTSASKYTIQKVTDGLFEDAVNAIAKKYPEVKHDVELFDALLAKMIIKPQNYHVIVCLNEYGDFLSDMACGLVGSLGIGASANYAFDANNKVTMAMFDPAGGTAPDIAGQNKVNPAAALLAFGMLLNHIDRYDLGHSLRLALRSLIAEKQCTVDLGGKLSCTDFTSVLIKKFGEEFEKYSKEKK
- a CDS encoding MBL fold metallo-hydrolase, producing the protein MLFVKTFPVGAFQCNCTILGDPETGDAIVVDPGDEGERIVKEINAKGFKVKYIVHTHAHLDHIGATSFVKQKSGGTIGLHKDDLFLYENMEMQGQMLGLHVDKNVKPIDHFLTQGDILDWGKNQKIEVLHTPGHTPGSLCFLAKGFNNGQDLLFAGDTLFMGSIGRTDLWGGDYGQIIDSIKTKLVTLDETITVVCGHGPNTTVGREKKVNPFIQ
- the def gene encoding peptide deformylase, coding for MSLLNVLKYPDKRLKNKSKPVIEVNKTIRELAESMMETMYVENGIGLAAPQIGENIRLIVVDVPIQDKINEEKYHPDPVALINPEIITGDGKIQYEEGCLSCPELIVLVDRQKNIVVKYLDLEGRPQELKATDLKAVCIQHEIDHLNGTLLADRLSSVDRDLYKTKRIRIAKDEKDLEKVL
- the hisC gene encoding histidinol-phosphate transaminase, yielding MSIEKKIRKAVLDAPAYHLKTEEGIKLNQNESPWDIPVHLKTEIIEKLLQTPWNRYPLGDIVPLKKKLAKLLNLWPDNLVFANGSNVLIQAIIMACAVNDKIMVLDPTFSVYELQGQLLGNTIIKYPLDENFEFDRDALIATVKKQKPKVLFIANPNAPTGNLYNLNMMRAIVEECPCLVVVDEAYYPFSGTTVINWVRQYDNLIVLRTFSKAFAMGGVRFGYLAADADIATQIEKCLLPFCISKLTAACVDTVLDHPEYVENYTSDICKERDRVVEEMKNIPGITVYPTKANFVLFKCEDSQTVFRRVLNEGVILRDVSNPTTLAKTLRVSIGTKEENNAFLSALKKAI
- a CDS encoding ribbon-helix-helix domain-containing protein codes for the protein MNISVYLNDVIVKRIDREAKKTKVSRSGIIQSILEKELLQKEKTGVFDDVFGILSPKEADDMMNTIYSSRQNSSRFK
- the fmt gene encoding methionyl-tRNA formyltransferase is translated as MTLSNKPTILFMGTPAFALESLKALHLGGYPLVGVVTQPDTVAGRGLKETSCACAVYARENKLRLFQPPSIKDTKTIEELKELAPDFIVVAAYGQFLPDTILQIPKIDIVNVHGSLLPAYRGAAPIQYALLNGDTTTGVSIMRVIKKMDAGPVYSQATLPIEITDTSEGLMAKAATVGADLLTKTIPQIIDGLKPVEQDESKVSFSPSIKKAEGKIDWTKTSHELDCLVRAFYPWPIAHTSIQGKILKVFEASPVQNNASGVAGTLVSLESDGIVLKTNAGCLLLKTVQLEGKKKMNAAECARGLRLNPGDKFE
- a CDS encoding cob(I)yrinic acid a,c-diamide adenosyltransferase: MTKIYTKTGDDGTTSLFDGTRVKKDNPRVDAYGDVDELNSVLGVAASFIKDEKTLSLLYSIQRDLFAFGANMANPKHKKQKEKSDFTDTKITFLEKEIDAMEEKMEPLKAFILPGGSHGSSFLHMARTVCRRAERNIIGLSESEEIDAVFIKYINRLSDFLFVLARFVNFKEGVKDVPWDS
- a CDS encoding PIN domain-containing protein: MSHILDTDTYIYLTQGNKNIFSKIKEIGEENIFLSAITVAELYYGAFKSKKVSENSFAIQKNIEKLQILNFTKSTAKIYGRLKATLNSQGMPIDDMDLEIASIAISHGYTLVTHNQKHFKNIAELLLEDWFE
- the rpe gene encoding ribulose-phosphate 3-epimerase, producing MTKLIAPSILSADFSCLGEEIKAVEAAGADWIHVDVMDGHFVPNITIGPLIVEAVKKVTKLPIDVHLMIENPERYVADFIKAGATHVSVHVEQGYHLDRTLNLIRELDAKPGIVLNPATSLLSLDNLLGMVDYVLLMTVNPGFGGQKFIGYCKDKIRDLRALIDKSGKKILLEIDGGVKVDNIGELAKLGADVFVAGSAIYGSGNYKKTIDEMKKAIS
- the priA gene encoding primosomal protein N', whose translation is MTDFIDIILPIPLNKALTYHSSNPLQTGLRVLTPLGTKKAVGFVFKSHANPEKTKTKGIYQVLDKTPLLTPAYLEWLLWASQYYMAPLGEVLAAAIPSPLFEAVSDEKIRTRKSRAQSQTVLDTPHQTVTLNPEQKGALDLLIQDSNTGQYSAHLLHGITGSGKTEVYIELAKHILKSGKQVMVLVPEIGLTPQALARFQKHFGNEMGVFHSNLTQNQRLLEWLKCESGENKMIIGTRSALFAPFKNLGAIIIDEEHDSSYKQEERFRYHARDLAMVRAKMEKAIVLLGSATPSLESMANVEKGKLKIHTLTTRATGQKMPEVLVVNMAAQKRQTTSPLDLSVELIKAIEYKLKQGEQVMILQNKRGYASAIFCTACEKALTCPHCSVPYTYHKHGSYMLCHYCDHKEKRPDKCTLCGEPKITMLGTGIQTIEEQVKVFFPKARVARLDRDSTKKKNAMADILQQLADRKIDILLGTQMIAKGHDFHGVTLVGIVGVDLALSLPDFRSAERTFQLITQVSGRAGRGDKPGHVIIQSYGPHHYSIDCASQNDYARFVKTETDFRREWGYPPYGRMIAIKLSSPQQNILSSFCSDLERKLEKQKFPVSVLGPAPQAIEKIRNQYRWHLLIKGTKEGPVHQVCRQILDMIGKPSKIRVSVDVDPMSMI